DNA from Chitinophaga pendula:
TTCTACCTGGAAATCGCGTAGCAACAGTGTCACCAGTTTAGCTGCTTTCAGAGAATGCCCTCCCAGTTCAAAGAAGTTATCATGCACACTCAACATTGGCGTACCAAGGAGGTTTTGCCATAGGTGAACCAATTGTTCCTCTATAGCGTTAGCGGGAAGATCCGCTGCGGTCAGTTCCCGGACTACAGCAGTGGGTACTGGCAGCCGGCGCCGGTCTGTTTTACCATTGCTTGTCATGGGGATGCTATCGAGCTGAATGAACCTGGAGGGGATCATATAGTCGGGCAATACTTTCGCTAATGCTTCACGGATAATTGTTGTATTAATGGCAGTAGCCGGCACGTAATAGCCACATAAATATTTTGTAGCTGATTCGTCTTCAAAAGTACAAACAACGGCTTCCTTTATACTGGGTAACTGACGTAGTGCTGATTCAACTTCACCGATTTCGATTCGGTAACCTCTTATCTTCACCTGATCGTCCGAACGGCCGATGAAATGCAGGTTACCCTCTACATCCCATTTGGCAAGATCACCAGACTGATACATTTGCTCTCCCGGGTGAAACGGATCGCTGACAAACCGGGTTGCCGTAAGCACGTCATTATGCAGATAACCAGCTCCGACGCCGGCTCCGGCAATATATAGTGCTCCGGGTACTCCAATAGGCACTACTTGGAGGCTTTCGTCAAGAATATAAATACGAGCATTAACGAGAGGTTTCCCGATAGATACCGGTTCTCCTTTGGGGGCTTCCGGTATATAGCGAAAACCGGTACAAGTAATACTGGCTTCTGATGGTCCATAAAAATTACCGATATCGATACCTGGTATCAGGTTGGTATAATCATACAGTAAGGTGTCCTGTATGGCTTCTACCCCCACAAATAAACGTTGAAGAGGGATCGGCTGTCCGCTCGACAGTAATGCGTGATAAAGCGCCTGTAACAATACGGGCGGTACATAGGACATGGTAATGCCCTCCCCGATAATGACCGCTGCCAGTGCTACGGGATCAAATAACTGTTCCTTGTCCAGGATAACCAATGTAGCACCGCCGGTCAATGCCAGGAATATTTCCGCTACACTGGCATCAAAAGCTATGTTGGCTATTGCGAGGCAACGGTCGCTGTTATTGATAGGAGTAGTGTAACAGTTATTAATACCTGCAATCGTATTGCTTAGCCCCCCATGCAGCAATTGCACACCTTTGGGTTGGCCGGTAGAACCGGAAGTATAAATGACATAAGCAGTATCCTCTTTTGAAATAGCAGGAAAGGAAGGAGCCGGCAAGGGAATGGAAATGGCTTCATCCAGTAAGATGACACTACTCGCTCTGTTCTCAAATAGCACAGATCTGGAGTCATAATAATGACGAGTGGTAAGAACGACTGTCGCACGACTGTCCCGCAGGATGTACTGGATGCGTTCATCAGGTGCTTCAGGGTCAATCGGAAGATAGGTTGCTGCGGCCTGTATAGTACCTAGTATACCCATGATCATATATTGGCTGCGTTCACAGAGTATGGCTACGATATGCCCTTTTTCAATACCTGCAGTGAAGAGATGTGCCGCTATATAACTACTTTTCTCCTGTAATGCCTTATAGGAAACGGTTACGCCGTTGTATTGCAGTGCGGCATGATCCGGTTGCCTGTTTGCCTGCTGTACAAACTGCTCGTATACATTGGGGTTAACAGCCGCCGGCAGCACATTATCATTGAAATCGCGGATAATATGATCATACTCGGTTTCACTGAGCAATGATATCGCATTGGAAGGAATGGCCGGATTTCCGGTTATCGTATCCAGTACCTGGAAAAAGTGCCTGCCCAATTGTTGGATCAGCCAGCCTGCATAGGATGCCTGGTAATAAAAGTGACAGGTGAAACTTTGTGCTGTCTTCTCAATATGCAGTCTTATCCTGGAACTAACCGGGAAATCGCATTCCGGCGTAAAGGGTGCATAAGAAAAGGCATAGCTGAAAAGCGTGGTAATGTCTCCCTGATGCGCGGTGTATTTTTCGCTGAAGCGTTCAAAGGAATATTCCCTGTGGGAGTAGGCGCCTTTGAGGGTGGTTTGCATGGCAGTGAGCAATTGTTTAACAGGCAAATCCTCATGTGTTGAAGCAGTCAGGAATAATGGCAGGGTTGCATCAGACGCTGCTGAGACAGCGGGCGCAGCACAAGCGATAAGTGATGTGTTCGTATGGGTGTACCGCTGGATCAGGAGGTGAAATGCCGCCAGCAGGAAAGTATAGATACCGGCGTCTTTGTCCTGGCAGATCTTTTTTAATGACGCAGCAGAAGCATCGTTGAGTGTAAAAGCATAAACCTGCTCTGCTGGTGCTGCCAGCTGATGAGTAGCAGAGAGCGGAGCGGGTGAGATGGTGGTAGCAACATCTACCCAATAATCGAGGGCTATCTTATGTTGAAGAGTCTTTTCCATGAGCTAAATGATTTAGAGGCCTGACTAGAAGTTAAAGGAGAAATCCAGGTCAGCAGTTTCACCTGCCGACTCTGCTGCTATCTTAACCGACAGCGCATCGATGGTTTTGTCGGGAGCGGATAGTATATCGGCTAGTAAGGCTAACAGCCTTTCCTTCAGGAGCAATATGCTGTCATGTTCAAAAAGGTCGGTATTATATTCTAACTTAACAGGCCAGTTGTTTTTTTCTTCCTGTATTTCCAGCAGCAGGTCAAATTGTGCAGAATAACTTGGCATAGGATACCCGGAAATATTTAATTGTTCCAATGCTATATCGGGTACCTCGATATTCTGCAATACAAACATGGCGTCAAACAGTGCATTCCGGGATGGATCTTTCCGGAGATCCAGCTTGTCTGCCAGCAGGGCAAAAGGATAATCCTGGTGCTCATAGGCATTCAGGGCATTGGTTTTTACCTCCTGCAGGAAGGCGAGGAATGTCTTATCTGCTGCCGGTTGATTCCTTAATACGAGTGTATTGACGAACATACCTATAATAGGCGCCAGTTCATTATGAGAACGACCTGCGATAGGAGAACCTACCACTATATCTGTCTGCTGCGTATACTTATATAATAGCACGTAGTATACTGCCAGCAACACCATAAATGGGGTGCTACCTGTTTGTGCGGCGAGTGCCTGTATCTGTTGTACTTGTGATTGTGGTAATTCGAAGAATATCCGGTCTCCGTTAAATGTCTGTACGGCAGGACGGGGTTTGTCTGTGTGCAACTGCAATATAGGCAGTCCGTCCGCGAATTGTTGTAGCCAGAAATCTTCCTGACGCTGCATCTCTCCACTGGCAAAGAGCTCCTGCTGCCACATGACGAAATCCTTGTATTGAATTTGTAATGGCGACAGCGCCTCTTCGTGGTATATCTTCACCAGCTCAGATGTAAATACGCCCATGGATACCCCATCCGTGATGATATGATGCATATCCAGGAGTAGGAGATATTTGTCTGGTGCCAGTGTTACTAAGCTTACGCGTAGCAATGGCGCCTGTGTAAGGTCAAAGGGTTGGAGGAACGACTGCCAGATCGCATTAATATCTTCCTGGCTGCTGATCTCCTGTAATACAAAGATGACCTTGTCCTGTATTTGCTGTACTGGCTGGGCATTTTTTTCATGAAAGCTGGTCCGCAAACTTTCATGGCGGTCTATCAATGTCTGGAAAGTAGCGGTAAGCCGCGTTTTATCCAGAACACCTTCTAGCAGGAGCGCAGCGGGCAGGTTGTAAGCAGTACTTTGCATATTGGCCTGGCTGATCAGCCATAGCCGCCTTTGTGCTTCCGATAGCGGATAATACGCTTGTGCAGGTGCTGGTTGTATCGACCGGTATGCGCGTATTTGCGTACCTCCGGAGATCAGTTCTTCTACTCCTTTGGCCAGCGATCTGACGGTTGCAAAGGTGAAAATGTCCTTAAAGATGAGATGTATGCCAAATTCTTTCTCAATAATGGAGATCACCTTTGTTGCCATCAGCGAGTGACCACCCAGGCGGAAGAAATCGTCATCCAGCCGGAGTTCATCCAATTTTAATACTTCGATCCAGATCGCTGCGATCTTCTTCTCCATATCGGACCAATTATCCTGTAAGATGGCAGCTATATGGGCTTTATCAACGGCAGCAGCTGATGTTAATGACGTCTGTTGCTTTTTCTCGTTGATATCGGTAGCGGGAATATCACTGAGTTGTGTGGGAGGTTTTAACCAGCAGCGGATACGTTCAAAGACATATCCGGGCAGTGGCACTTTACGGGCCTTGCTATCCGTATAATAAAGTGACCAGTTGATGGGATATTGTTGTTCGTATAGCACCTGGATGATCTCTAGTGGTGATTGCTGCAGGTGCAGCACGGAGTAGAGAAATTCTTTATCCGGATAAGCAAGTGTTTCCAAACCCTTGGATAACTGTCCGGCAGGCCCCATCTCAATAAACACCACTTTGCCATCCGCCGTTTCTCTTTCTACCAGGCTGCGTAATTTTCCGGACAGGTCAACAGCAGGAGCACCGGTGCTGATGTCTCCAATGGCTGTCTCCAGCGTCATTTCCTGGAGCAGTACGGCTACGACAAGATCGCCGTTGCCGACACCCAACAAATGTTCTGTACCTAAGCCGCGTGTCTCCAGGTATTTGTATAAGGCATACTGAAATACAAAACGGTTGATATCCGGATGGCTCTCCGTATAGAAGGGTGCACATTCATCCACAAACTGTCTGAAGACAGGAAAGGCTGTTGATACCGCCTGTAAAAGCTTATCGCTGACGATGCTGTCATCAGAGAAAAGGAAGATGGCCTTTTGGGTAGCTTCCTGGGCATGGTGGATACTGGCATGTCGCAGTTTTTCGGCCAGTTCCTGTTGAGTAGATGCCGTCACTGACACACGATGTGGATAATGATTCCGTCCGTAGTTCAGTGTGTAGCTGATGTCTCCTAATGAAGGAACACTTTCCGCTGCTAAAAATGCCTGGAAAGCCTGCAGGTAATGCTGCAGGCTCTGTACCGAACGTGCGGAAAAGTTGAACAGGAATGTCTGCTCGGTATGTGCTCCGGCGGTTGGTGCAGGCGCTTCTTCCAGCAACACATGACAGTTGGTGCCACTCAGGCCGAATGAGCTGACACCGGCCCTTCTTGGAAAACTGACATCCCAGGTTTTATAATCAGCATTTATATAGGTAACGGATTGTTTGAAGTCAATAAATGGATTGGGCTGGTCAAAATGTACCGAGGGGTATAACTCCCGGTTCCTTAGCGATAACACTGTTTTGATCAATCCTGACATGCCGGCTGCTCCCCCTGTATGTCCGATATTGCTCTTGATAGAGGAAACGGCACAAGTATGTTTTTCCCTGGCGATGCCCTTAAATGCGAGATCAATACCTGCTATTTCTATAGGGTCGCCTAATTTGGTGCCGCTGCCATGTGCTTCTATATAGGTGATGGTAGCCGGATCGATATTGCTTTTTTGCCAGGCTTTGCGTAGTACTTCCGACTGTGCCTGGCTGCTGGGAGCGGTCAGGCTACCGGACAATTGTGCATCCTGGTTGGCAGCAGTACCTTTGATAATGGCATAGACAATATCGCCGTCTGTGAGTGCCTTTTCCAATGGCTTCAGCAAGACGGCACCCACCGCTTC
Protein-coding regions in this window:
- a CDS encoding condensation domain-containing protein; this encodes MKDIAIIGIAGRFPEADNLAMFRQHLIEGRDSVRELSFERKSNTAIALDKTYMPLGFVEDIDKFDHKFFHISRAEAEHMDPHQRILMEVVYAAIESSGYAADHFNGSATAVFIGDTDQEYQLLAERFDPTLVTGTTNATTAGRIARFFNFRGNAAMVDTACSSSLQAIHLACNELHLGDAEYALACGVRFLLFPDEKQAGPNLGIMSTDGKTRSFSAKADGSGAGEAVGAVLLKPLEKALTDGDIVYAIIKGTAANQDAQLSGSLTAPSSQAQSEVLRKAWQKSNIDPATITYIEAHGSGTKLGDPIEIAGIDLAFKGIAREKHTCAVSSIKSNIGHTGGAAGMSGLIKTVLSLRNRELYPSVHFDQPNPFIDFKQSVTYINADYKTWDVSFPRRAGVSSFGLSGTNCHVLLEEAPAPTAGAHTEQTFLFNFSARSVQSLQHYLQAFQAFLAAESVPSLGDISYTLNYGRNHYPHRVSVTASTQQELAEKLRHASIHHAQEATQKAIFLFSDDSIVSDKLLQAVSTAFPVFRQFVDECAPFYTESHPDINRFVFQYALYKYLETRGLGTEHLLGVGNGDLVVAVLLQEMTLETAIGDISTGAPAVDLSGKLRSLVERETADGKVVFIEMGPAGQLSKGLETLAYPDKEFLYSVLHLQQSPLEIIQVLYEQQYPINWSLYYTDSKARKVPLPGYVFERIRCWLKPPTQLSDIPATDINEKKQQTSLTSAAAVDKAHIAAILQDNWSDMEKKIAAIWIEVLKLDELRLDDDFFRLGGHSLMATKVISIIEKEFGIHLIFKDIFTFATVRSLAKGVEELISGGTQIRAYRSIQPAPAQAYYPLSEAQRRLWLISQANMQSTAYNLPAALLLEGVLDKTRLTATFQTLIDRHESLRTSFHEKNAQPVQQIQDKVIFVLQEISSQEDINAIWQSFLQPFDLTQAPLLRVSLVTLAPDKYLLLLDMHHIITDGVSMGVFTSELVKIYHEEALSPLQIQYKDFVMWQQELFASGEMQRQEDFWLQQFADGLPILQLHTDKPRPAVQTFNGDRIFFELPQSQVQQIQALAAQTGSTPFMVLLAVYYVLLYKYTQQTDIVVGSPIAGRSHNELAPIIGMFVNTLVLRNQPAADKTFLAFLQEVKTNALNAYEHQDYPFALLADKLDLRKDPSRNALFDAMFVLQNIEVPDIALEQLNISGYPMPSYSAQFDLLLEIQEEKNNWPVKLEYNTDLFEHDSILLLKERLLALLADILSAPDKTIDALSVKIAAESAGETADLDFSFNF